In one Candidatus Nitronereus thalassa genomic region, the following are encoded:
- a CDS encoding phosphate-starvation-inducible PsiE family protein, protein MIFNFLSSSTQASGQSWNPNGRSPLGHLLSLNMTDIWMQGIKIVLSLLIITILTALAGGVLMTFVELHLLFSSPLEIALRQVIVNTLILLAIVEVFKTTLTYFSEGRVKVTFIVDTILVVMLTEVISMWFRDAPQEKWIILGGILLALAIIRVVAVQWSPTKGDIPVEATR, encoded by the coding sequence ATGATTTTTAACTTTCTCTCCTCATCAACACAGGCTTCTGGGCAATCATGGAATCCAAATGGTCGTTCTCCATTAGGGCATCTGTTGTCCCTCAATATGACGGACATTTGGATGCAAGGTATCAAGATCGTCTTAAGCTTACTCATCATCACGATCTTGACCGCCTTGGCCGGTGGCGTACTCATGACATTTGTGGAGCTTCATCTCCTCTTTTCCAGTCCTCTAGAAATTGCCTTACGGCAAGTCATCGTCAACACGCTCATCTTATTGGCCATTGTCGAAGTCTTTAAAACCACCTTGACCTATTTTTCCGAAGGACGCGTCAAGGTCACGTTTATCGTCGATACAATTCTTGTGGTCATGCTCACCGAAGTCATCTCCATGTGGTTTCGAGATGCTCCTCAAGAAAAATGGATTATCCTGGGCGGTATCCTTCTCGCTCTGGCCATCATCCGCGTAGTAGCGGTCCAGTGGTCACCCACAAAGGGCGACATCCCTGTGGAAGCCACCCGCTGA
- a CDS encoding winged helix-turn-helix domain-containing protein: MVPLCFPVVSIRDPQPYTMPCLRPIGIDDVLIDPFAQEIRTKGKAIKLTKIEFRLLWILGSNPDVVLSREEILCKVWGEGVFVEPRTVDAHIARLRRLLRNETELFPSIETVWGIGYCFRMKNGQPGNP, encoded by the coding sequence ATGGTTCCTCTATGTTTTCCTGTTGTGAGTATACGTGACCCACAGCCCTATACCATGCCCTGCCTTCGTCCCATCGGCATCGATGATGTTTTGATTGATCCATTTGCCCAGGAAATTCGCACAAAAGGAAAGGCCATAAAACTCACCAAGATTGAATTTCGTTTGCTGTGGATTCTTGGCTCAAATCCTGATGTGGTGCTTAGCCGTGAGGAAATCTTATGCAAAGTATGGGGAGAAGGAGTTTTTGTAGAACCAAGAACCGTAGATGCTCATATTGCGCGTTTACGTCGGCTTTTGAGGAACGAAACGGAACTTTTTCCTTCTATTGAAACCGTGTGGGGGATCGGGTACTGTTTTAGAATGAAAAATGGTCAACCTGGGAATCCATAA
- a CDS encoding CYTH and CHAD domain-containing protein, which yields MEYQLREWVEHEIKLNIGSRFRLPDIPGDTLAPRVFTSTYFDTAGHRLARLGISLRRLTDHRKTRWQLKLPHKRSRLELEIPSHHGTPPEPFLDLLFGLLRNEPCEVIAKLRTKRSGIRAQTMEGPLATIVVDRVTILDGRRAIGRFSEIEIERLGGNEKEMNRLKSLLRSAGAEEGDPRPKIVKVLGIQPDSTAPTVAASAPPLDHFKVMIENQVKELLLHDPGTRFGKDPEELHRMRVSTRKFRALLRAAKVLLLPEWSNSLRTEMGWLGQALGAVRDYDVLLAHLQLEASSLLPAEKKIFCRVLISLETKRSVARAHLLEALRSDRYLKLLNYLEEAVHHPMPSTTEGVTLKEIARKEFNKLRRMVRQLKSNPSDQELHRVRIRTKRARYAAELAQRTMEKAVSRYIKQSKRLQGVLGDHQDAIIAEKQLRELLPGIRSYKSAFVMGQVVARLHSRRQQARAAFPQEWEKLKKRGRLAFSEPS from the coding sequence ATGGAATACCAACTGCGCGAATGGGTGGAACACGAAATCAAGCTGAATATTGGTTCAAGGTTTCGACTGCCGGATATTCCCGGAGATACTCTCGCCCCTCGGGTATTCACCTCCACCTACTTCGACACCGCCGGCCATAGACTCGCGAGGTTGGGTATTTCCCTTCGCCGCCTAACGGACCATCGAAAGACGCGTTGGCAACTTAAGCTCCCTCATAAACGGTCACGGCTTGAACTGGAAATTCCCAGTCACCATGGCACGCCCCCAGAACCTTTTCTGGATTTGCTGTTTGGCCTTTTGCGGAATGAACCCTGCGAAGTGATCGCAAAACTGAGGACGAAGCGATCAGGGATTAGGGCTCAAACCATGGAGGGTCCACTTGCCACCATAGTGGTTGACCGGGTCACCATCCTGGACGGCCGCCGAGCCATCGGAAGATTTTCCGAAATCGAAATCGAACGGCTAGGCGGGAATGAGAAAGAAATGAATCGCTTGAAATCCCTCCTTCGTTCCGCAGGGGCGGAAGAAGGCGATCCTCGCCCCAAAATTGTAAAAGTCCTTGGGATTCAACCTGATTCCACAGCCCCTACCGTGGCGGCCTCCGCACCTCCTCTAGACCATTTCAAGGTCATGATTGAGAACCAGGTAAAAGAACTTCTTTTGCATGATCCGGGCACACGATTCGGAAAGGATCCCGAGGAACTTCATCGAATGCGTGTGAGCACCAGAAAGTTTCGAGCGCTCCTCCGAGCGGCCAAGGTTTTGTTGCTTCCGGAATGGAGTAATTCATTGCGAACCGAAATGGGTTGGTTAGGGCAGGCTCTTGGAGCAGTCCGAGATTATGATGTCCTTCTTGCACATCTTCAGCTTGAAGCTTCCAGCCTACTCCCAGCAGAAAAGAAAATCTTTTGCCGTGTCCTCATATCCCTGGAGACAAAACGTTCTGTGGCCCGAGCCCACTTACTCGAGGCACTTCGAAGCGATCGATATCTCAAACTCCTCAATTATCTGGAAGAGGCGGTTCACCATCCAATGCCGTCCACCACTGAAGGCGTTACGCTTAAGGAAATTGCCCGCAAAGAATTCAACAAGCTCCGGCGAATGGTGCGACAACTGAAATCGAATCCTTCGGACCAAGAACTCCACCGTGTCCGCATCCGAACAAAACGGGCCCGATACGCCGCGGAATTAGCTCAACGAACCATGGAAAAGGCCGTCTCACGTTACATCAAACAATCCAAACGCCTACAAGGGGTGCTTGGGGACCACCAGGATGCCATCATCGCAGAAAAGCAACTTCGGGAATTACTACCGGGAATCCGCAGCTACAAATCGGCTTTTGTTATGGGCCAAGTGGTGGCACGATTACATTCCCGTCGTCAGCAGGCTCGAGCCGCATTCCCACAAGAATGGGAAAAACTGAAAAAGCGCGGCCGTTTGGCCTTTTCGGAACCATCATGA
- a CDS encoding inositol monophosphatase family protein, which produces MNSLDLEALCDLAVVAAQAPASQIVQWFEADHLSVERKGDGSPVTIADREAERTIRQILSDHSLASSFDILGEEFGQEKQGARYRWLIDPIDGTRSFVNRIPLFGTIVALEDSIEKKVLVGVIHLPVLQQTYSAARGLGAHCDGVALSVGPSIPLGEAFIATGDIAQFISVGCEKTYNTLAEHCPYLRTYTDCFGHALVVRGAVSAMLDPGLNPWDALATQVLVEEAGGQMIMRPSTISKKIDVLFGSSDTVEQLRTLVEF; this is translated from the coding sequence ATGAACTCATTGGATTTAGAAGCCTTGTGTGATCTTGCCGTCGTCGCAGCGCAAGCGCCTGCTTCCCAAATCGTGCAGTGGTTTGAGGCAGACCATTTATCCGTTGAGCGAAAAGGCGATGGATCTCCAGTTACGATTGCCGATCGGGAGGCGGAGAGAACCATTCGTCAAATTTTATCTGATCATTCTCTTGCTTCGTCTTTTGATATTTTAGGGGAAGAGTTTGGCCAAGAAAAACAAGGTGCACGATACAGGTGGTTGATTGATCCGATTGATGGCACACGGTCCTTTGTAAACCGCATTCCTTTATTTGGGACTATCGTGGCTTTGGAAGATTCTATAGAAAAAAAGGTCCTCGTTGGGGTCATACATCTGCCTGTATTACAGCAAACCTATTCCGCGGCCCGCGGCTTAGGTGCGCATTGTGATGGCGTGGCACTTTCGGTTGGGCCCTCCATACCCTTAGGTGAGGCGTTCATCGCTACCGGAGATATCGCACAATTCATCAGCGTGGGATGTGAGAAAACCTATAATACGTTGGCTGAGCATTGTCCGTATTTACGCACGTACACCGATTGCTTTGGTCATGCGCTGGTCGTGAGGGGGGCGGTTTCGGCCATGCTCGACCCTGGATTGAACCCGTGGGATGCGCTGGCGACCCAGGTGTTAGTCGAAGAAGCTGGTGGGCAAATGATCATGCGGCCTTCAACGATTTCCAAAAAAATTGATGTCCTCTTTGGCAGTTCAGACACTGTGGAACAATTGAGAACGCTCGTTGAATTTTAA
- a CDS encoding cyclic nucleotide-binding/CBS domain-containing protein: MLKVKELMKQDLTSVQSHETAYSAAMMMRVLKIGSVFVKEHDHIVGIVTETDLVRKVMAMNLSPESTSVASVMSAPVICINQDRPIWGVADLMEQSNVRHLAVTDDHEAIIGIISVRDLLHPVAIDDF; encoded by the coding sequence GTGCTTAAAGTCAAAGAGTTAATGAAACAGGACCTCACCTCGGTTCAAAGTCATGAGACCGCTTACTCGGCAGCCATGATGATGCGGGTGTTAAAAATTGGCAGTGTGTTTGTGAAGGAGCACGATCATATTGTCGGGATCGTGACCGAAACCGACCTCGTTCGAAAAGTCATGGCCATGAACCTTTCGCCAGAAAGCACGTCGGTCGCAAGCGTGATGAGTGCTCCGGTCATTTGCATCAATCAAGATCGACCCATCTGGGGTGTCGCCGACCTCATGGAACAATCCAACGTCCGGCATTTGGCTGTGACTGATGATCACGAAGCCATTATCGGCATTATTAGCGTCCGCGACCTGTTACACCCGGTGGCCATCGATGATTTTTAA
- the ppk1 gene encoding polyphosphate kinase 1, with the protein MPTNPAPSHLKIVPDPVDLGNPKLYINRELSWLQFNARVLEEAEDLTHPLLERVKFLSIFSSNLDEFFMIRISGLREQLSGGVLEAPPDGMTPSEQIAAVRQELMDQLSRFSHCWQNDILPKLELSDIHVLRYSQLQPKQKKLLGRYFSREIFPTLTPLAFDPAHPFPHISNLSFNLAVVAKDPERGECFARVKIPTTFPRLLRIPNEDMVTESEQLGLTELAANNFVWLEEVVAANIGLLFPGLKIMAAHPFRITRDADFEIEEDEAADLLESIEEQIDQRHFGSVVRLEIDQSTPDSIRDVLVRNLSLAPYQVYTQDLPLGLSSLMELTRIERPDLKFPPFLPATPELLQKSESLFSTIRRDDVLLYHPYDNFMPVVDFLREAAKDPNVLTIKQTLYRVGSKSPIVDALMEARENGKQVAVLFELKARFDEENNIEWAKKLEAEGVHVVYGVLGLKTHAKMCLVVRRDEDGLRRYVHLGTGNYNPVTSRIYTDLSFFTCQPAVGADVSDLFNALTGYSRKDSYSKLLVAPRLMREQLLERINREIDRHKTNQDGYIVFKMNALADKACIQALYRASQTGVKIDLQVRGVCGLRPGVPGVSDNITVTSIVGRFLEHARIYYFRNGGQEEVFLGSADLMPRNLDRRVEIMFPVESPRLREMVLHDLLNIYLKDNVKVRRLLPDGGYERLKPKKHETPLDAQEWMVNCRGKGTVDKA; encoded by the coding sequence ATGCCTACAAATCCTGCCCCCTCGCATTTAAAGATTGTCCCTGATCCAGTTGATCTGGGTAATCCCAAGCTCTATATCAACCGCGAGTTGAGTTGGCTCCAGTTCAACGCCAGGGTATTGGAGGAAGCCGAGGATCTTACACACCCCCTCTTGGAACGGGTCAAATTTCTTTCTATCTTTTCCAGCAACCTCGATGAATTTTTCATGATTCGCATTTCCGGTCTTCGGGAACAGTTGTCCGGAGGCGTCCTCGAGGCTCCTCCCGACGGCATGACCCCATCCGAACAAATCGCGGCAGTCCGGCAAGAATTGATGGACCAGCTCTCCCGGTTCTCTCATTGTTGGCAAAACGACATTCTGCCCAAGCTTGAATTAAGCGACATCCATGTCCTTCGCTACAGTCAACTCCAGCCAAAGCAGAAAAAGCTTTTGGGGCGCTACTTTTCTCGGGAAATTTTTCCCACACTCACGCCCTTGGCCTTTGATCCGGCCCATCCGTTTCCGCACATTTCGAACCTGAGCTTTAATTTAGCCGTGGTGGCCAAGGACCCAGAACGGGGTGAATGTTTCGCCCGCGTCAAGATTCCGACGACCTTTCCCCGCCTCCTCCGAATTCCCAATGAAGATATGGTCACAGAAAGTGAGCAACTCGGATTGACGGAACTTGCCGCGAACAACTTCGTCTGGCTGGAAGAGGTCGTCGCCGCTAATATTGGGCTGCTGTTTCCTGGGTTAAAAATCATGGCGGCTCATCCGTTTCGCATCACGCGAGATGCGGATTTTGAAATCGAGGAAGACGAAGCCGCGGATCTTTTGGAAAGCATCGAAGAACAAATCGATCAGCGACATTTTGGATCAGTAGTGCGCTTAGAAATCGACCAATCAACGCCGGATTCCATTCGAGACGTGCTGGTCAGAAATCTGAGTTTAGCTCCCTATCAGGTCTATACCCAGGACCTTCCACTCGGGCTATCCAGCCTCATGGAATTAACGAGGATCGAACGACCAGATCTCAAATTTCCCCCATTTCTTCCTGCGACTCCAGAACTCCTTCAGAAAAGCGAAAGCCTGTTTTCCACTATCCGTCGTGATGATGTTCTCCTGTATCATCCGTATGACAACTTCATGCCCGTCGTGGATTTTCTCCGTGAGGCCGCCAAGGACCCCAATGTCTTGACCATCAAGCAAACGCTCTATCGCGTAGGATCAAAATCACCCATAGTCGATGCATTAATGGAAGCCAGAGAAAATGGGAAACAGGTGGCCGTGCTGTTTGAACTCAAAGCTCGGTTTGATGAAGAAAACAATATCGAATGGGCCAAAAAGCTCGAAGCCGAAGGCGTCCATGTTGTGTATGGAGTCTTAGGACTCAAAACTCATGCCAAGATGTGTTTGGTTGTCCGGCGCGATGAAGATGGCCTTCGTCGGTATGTCCATCTGGGAACCGGCAATTACAACCCGGTGACGAGTCGGATTTACACCGACTTGAGTTTTTTTACCTGCCAACCAGCGGTCGGCGCGGATGTCTCAGATTTATTTAATGCTCTCACCGGCTATTCCCGCAAAGACAGTTACAGCAAGCTTCTCGTGGCGCCGCGCCTGATGCGCGAACAACTACTCGAGCGGATTAATCGGGAGATCGACCGCCATAAGACCAATCAGGATGGCTATATTGTCTTTAAAATGAATGCACTGGCTGACAAGGCATGTATCCAAGCCTTGTACCGAGCTTCCCAAACCGGGGTAAAGATTGATCTCCAGGTGAGAGGAGTATGCGGGTTACGTCCAGGTGTTCCAGGGGTCAGTGATAATATTACCGTTACCTCCATTGTCGGGCGGTTTCTTGAACATGCGAGAATTTACTATTTTCGCAACGGTGGGCAGGAGGAGGTGTTTTTAGGAAGTGCCGACTTAATGCCCAGAAATTTGGACCGCAGGGTGGAGATTATGTTTCCCGTGGAATCCCCACGACTTCGTGAGATGGTCTTGCACGATCTCCTCAATATTTACCTGAAAGATAATGTGAAAGTCCGTCGATTGCTTCCTGATGGGGGCTATGAACGACTGAAACCCAAAAAGCATGAGACCCCTTTGGACGCCCAGGAATGGATGGTCAATTGTCGCGGCAAAGGGACTGTAGACAAAGCCTAG
- a CDS encoding SixA phosphatase family protein, translated as MRCILLRHGIAVEWHDWNGEDRTRPLTEEGIEKTTKVAKGLHQLDVRPAHILCSPFLRTQQTAKIAKDILGISEDAQLSPELLSEASPEHFVKFLGSFSRDATLLCVGHEPHLGSTAGVMVCGQPTPGMSMKKAGACSIYFEGRPRAGAGVLEWWLPPAHLRQLGRG; from the coding sequence ATGCGCTGCATTTTGCTTCGACATGGGATTGCGGTTGAGTGGCATGATTGGAACGGTGAGGACCGAACTCGGCCATTGACGGAAGAAGGGATTGAGAAAACAACGAAAGTGGCGAAGGGGCTTCATCAACTTGACGTTCGCCCGGCCCACATACTGTGTAGTCCTTTTCTTCGAACACAACAAACCGCAAAAATTGCGAAGGACATTTTAGGAATTTCCGAAGATGCCCAATTAAGTCCAGAACTCCTATCTGAGGCTTCACCCGAACATTTCGTCAAATTCCTCGGCTCTTTCTCAAGAGACGCTACACTATTGTGCGTGGGACATGAACCGCATCTTGGGTCTACGGCGGGGGTAATGGTGTGCGGACAACCCACACCAGGAATGTCGATGAAAAAGGCCGGAGCCTGCTCCATTTATTTTGAAGGCAGACCACGAGCTGGAGCGGGAGTCCTGGAATGGTGGTTGCCGCCAGCACATCTTCGCCAATTGGGCCGGGGATAA
- a CDS encoding Ppx/GppA phosphatase family protein, with the protein MAKLAVIDIGTNSIHMVLADIEPDGSYKIVDRFKDMTRLGDGTFRQKCLSDETMSKGLEVLCNLTTLARNKGYSKIIMTATSAVREAKNGGAFIKAVADATRVRVQVVTGQEEARLIYLGIRHSMELTDIPALMVDVGGGSVEIIAGTRDRLVGALSLKLGAIRLKDQFFTKAPPTKSKLRECARTLEHELRESLERLKLDELDRIIASSGMAANLAEIVYLHRTGRPIPQLNLSTISLKEIRMVEERLARNTVPKRLEIPGLDPRRVDTLLPAVMLLRILLELTGQKDITISDKAIREGLIYDFIQKNKEKIQIEQEVPNVRLRNVISLARRCQYSKAHSHHVAGLATSLFDQTRTLHQLGEQEREWLSYAAILHDVGYVINPRQHHKHGYYLITNSDLAGFTSDEIEIIANLTRYHRRAMPGTRHAGYQSLSLSDQKKVRVLSALLRIADGLDRSHFSIIRDLEVHVGKAITIRLNVSGDPELEVWTAQNRADLFEKIFKRKVKFVTNADT; encoded by the coding sequence ATGGCTAAACTCGCTGTCATCGATATTGGTACCAATTCCATTCATATGGTTCTTGCAGATATTGAACCGGATGGGTCGTATAAGATTGTCGATCGGTTCAAAGACATGACGCGCCTGGGAGATGGAACGTTCCGGCAGAAATGCTTGTCTGATGAGACCATGTCAAAAGGGCTTGAGGTGCTTTGCAATCTCACGACCCTGGCTCGAAACAAGGGATACTCGAAAATAATCATGACGGCCACCAGTGCCGTGCGAGAAGCCAAGAATGGAGGCGCGTTTATCAAGGCCGTGGCCGACGCCACTCGCGTTCGTGTGCAAGTCGTGACTGGGCAAGAAGAGGCACGGCTGATTTATTTAGGCATCCGCCATAGTATGGAATTAACGGATATTCCTGCCCTGATGGTAGATGTTGGCGGGGGGTCGGTTGAAATCATTGCTGGCACCCGCGATCGTCTCGTCGGAGCGCTCAGTTTGAAACTGGGAGCTATTCGTTTGAAAGACCAATTTTTTACCAAAGCCCCGCCGACCAAAAGTAAACTACGTGAATGTGCACGCACCCTTGAACATGAACTTCGAGAATCATTGGAGCGCTTAAAACTCGACGAGCTGGACCGTATCATTGCATCGTCGGGGATGGCAGCCAATTTAGCCGAGATTGTGTATTTACATCGGACTGGTCGCCCTATTCCCCAACTCAATCTGTCTACGATCAGTCTAAAAGAAATTCGGATGGTGGAGGAACGATTGGCTAGGAACACGGTCCCGAAACGATTAGAAATTCCTGGGTTGGATCCTCGTCGAGTGGATACCTTGTTGCCCGCCGTCATGCTGCTCAGAATTCTTCTTGAGCTTACGGGGCAAAAGGATATAACGATCAGTGATAAGGCCATTCGCGAAGGGCTGATCTACGATTTTATCCAGAAAAATAAAGAGAAGATCCAAATTGAGCAGGAAGTGCCCAACGTTCGACTTCGGAATGTCATCTCGCTTGCCCGGCGATGTCAATATTCCAAAGCCCACTCACATCACGTAGCGGGCTTAGCGACCTCGTTGTTTGATCAAACACGGACCCTTCATCAATTAGGCGAGCAGGAACGGGAATGGTTGTCCTATGCCGCCATCCTCCATGATGTGGGATATGTGATTAATCCACGGCAACATCACAAGCATGGATATTATTTGATTACGAATAGTGATTTGGCAGGATTTACGTCTGACGAAATTGAAATCATTGCCAATCTGACTCGGTATCATCGGCGGGCCATGCCGGGGACTCGCCATGCGGGTTATCAATCCCTGTCGTTGTCAGACCAAAAGAAAGTAAGAGTATTAAGCGCTCTGCTTCGAATCGCCGATGGATTGGATCGTAGCCATTTTTCTATTATCCGTGACCTTGAGGTACACGTTGGAAAAGCGATTACGATTCGATTGAATGTGTCTGGGGATCCGGAGCTTGAAGTATGGACAGCACAGAATCGTGCTGATCTGTTTGAGAAGATTTTTAAACGAAAAGTAAAATTCGTCACAAACGCTGATACATAA
- the pstB gene encoding phosphate ABC transporter ATP-binding protein PstB: protein MVPSPEPFDHQLDPKIVVEDVHFFYGEKQALFKINLVIPKHKITAFIGPSGCGKSTLLRCLNRLNDLVEGTRVDGRILMDGMNIYDASVDITDLRTKVGMVFQKINPFPKSIYQNVAYGPQLHGMRRRSDLDEIVEKSLQGAGLWEEAKDRLHQSALGLSGGQQQRLCIARALAVNPEVLLLDEPCSALDPISTGKIEELLHSLKEQLTVVIVTHNMQQASRVSDLTGFFLLGELIEYEDTKTIFTNPTDRRTEDYVTGRFG from the coding sequence ATGGTCCCTTCTCCTGAACCTTTTGATCACCAACTTGACCCCAAAATCGTTGTTGAGGATGTGCATTTTTTCTATGGAGAGAAACAGGCGCTCTTCAAGATTAACTTGGTCATCCCTAAGCACAAAATAACCGCGTTTATTGGGCCTTCAGGTTGTGGGAAATCTACCTTGCTTCGTTGCCTGAATCGGCTCAATGATTTAGTAGAGGGCACGCGGGTTGATGGCCGGATCCTCATGGACGGAATGAATATTTATGATGCCTCGGTGGACATCACCGATCTTCGGACCAAAGTCGGCATGGTCTTTCAGAAAATCAACCCGTTTCCAAAATCGATTTACCAGAATGTGGCCTATGGCCCTCAACTGCATGGCATGCGACGTCGCAGCGATCTGGATGAAATCGTCGAGAAAAGTCTCCAGGGCGCTGGATTATGGGAAGAAGCCAAAGATCGGCTCCACCAAAGTGCGTTGGGACTATCAGGTGGACAACAACAGCGATTATGTATTGCCCGTGCCTTAGCGGTTAATCCGGAAGTGTTGTTGTTGGATGAACCCTGTTCGGCATTAGACCCGATTTCTACGGGGAAAATTGAGGAACTTCTTCATTCCCTAAAGGAACAATTGACCGTGGTGATCGTGACACATAACATGCAGCAGGCATCTCGGGTTTCTGATCTCACAGGCTTTTTCCTTTTGGGAGAACTTATTGAGTACGAGGATACCAAGACAATCTTCACAAATCCGACCGACCGTCGGACTGAAGACTATGTCACTGGACGCTTTGGATAA
- the phoU gene encoding phosphate signaling complex protein PhoU: MQRHFDEELASLKSKILQMGSIVEEQIQEALRALVDRDEALARKVIENDRRVNTLDVEIDEACLELLALYQPAARDLRFITTAMKISTELERMSDLAENICERAIELNEEPQLKPYIDIPRMAEMAMRMVWDALDAFVKWDSALARKVLKNDDAVDELTEQLFRELLSFMIENPNTITRAIRLSFISKYIERIADHATNIGELIVYMVEGRIIRHTLHSHPK, encoded by the coding sequence ATGCAACGACATTTTGACGAAGAATTAGCCTCCTTAAAGAGCAAAATATTACAGATGGGTTCCATAGTTGAGGAACAAATTCAAGAGGCGTTGCGGGCCTTGGTCGATCGAGATGAAGCTCTCGCTCGCAAGGTGATTGAGAACGATCGACGGGTCAACACGCTGGATGTGGAGATAGACGAGGCCTGCTTGGAATTACTGGCGCTGTATCAACCCGCGGCTCGGGACCTTCGCTTTATTACGACGGCCATGAAAATTTCTACGGAACTCGAGCGCATGAGCGATTTGGCGGAAAATATTTGCGAACGAGCTATCGAACTCAATGAAGAACCGCAGCTTAAACCGTATATCGATATTCCCCGAATGGCTGAAATGGCCATGCGAATGGTGTGGGATGCCCTCGATGCCTTCGTAAAATGGGATTCCGCATTAGCGAGAAAAGTGCTGAAGAATGATGATGCGGTAGACGAACTCACGGAACAACTCTTTCGCGAGCTCCTGTCGTTTATGATTGAGAATCCAAACACCATAACCCGAGCTATTCGTCTTTCCTTTATTTCGAAATACATTGAGCGCATTGCCGACCATGCAACCAATATTGGTGAACTTATTGTCTATATGGTCGAAGGGCGAATTATCCGCCATACCCTCCATTCCCATCCGAAGTAA